The Mytilus galloprovincialis chromosome 11, xbMytGall1.hap1.1, whole genome shotgun sequence genome contains the following window.
tacatgtatttacaagaTATACAATTAAGACGATGATTCCTTCTAGGACTTACATCAATAAGGATGTCCACTACTCTGTTTTGAAATACATTGGTAGTATGTTTATACATATCATGCATATCATATGATAAAGCTCAAAAAGCAGAAAAAGAAAAGGTGTCCTTGATTTAGAGCTATTAGCCATTGAAACTTTGACAGAAAATAAATCTCATACATTTAACCTCAGCATCttctttcaaaaacaataaaaataaaagtacatgactcagtgttctccccaggccgataTGACGCTGCGGTGCCGCAGCGCCTtcataatattttcttaaatCCCGCAGCGTCTTAATTGGCCGCTGTCCCTTGATACTTGATCACGTAGCGtgtatattttcacattttcataataaatgttGGTTAAAATTGTCAAGTTGCTGATCATCGCTGAGAGGTCGGTCAGTGATAATTAGTTTTACCTGAGCCACGCTAATCTCAGCCTTATCGGACTCTGTTATCATGTAATAGCGTAAATGATCATCAAGAAGATAGATATTTTtagaagaaaattttaaaatttaaaaactttagtgcagaaattgaagaaatagatcgcaaatacattgtatttacacATTGTGTGTGTGATTACTTGACCATTTAAATAACGaattttttcattggtcgagaagAAGAATCTATTTAAACACGACCAATGAACGTGTTCAATACATgtgataaatttgaatacacattgctaaagatatttacgatgaaaattatgaatgagaGCCCTATTTGcagttgaaaaattaaaataaactttgattaacGATAGCAAGGagtgatttattttaattgaaagtgaCAAATGTTGCTTGCAAGGTAAACTCGTCTCAAACTgtcatattttaagaaataaaatgatcTTTTGAACATCGATCGTAAATCTGTGCGGGAAATTTGGGTACGGAATCGCCACAGCTTCTGTATAATGTCACCAGTAAATAATTTGAATGGTCTTAACTTTAACGAAGTTTCGTTTATATCTACCTGCCAAAGATAGGTTTTAACAATAATGCACACGGAAGCGTATATAAATGTCAAACTATGGAAAATGGTCAGctgttcattaaaatatatttgttttaaaaagttgtataccaaatatcttaaccatattcgattttattaattctgaatgaacatgCTCTCTGCAAATAACAAAGGGGTGAATTTTAAGCAAAAGGTAGATGATGAAAGTAGAAGTCTTTTTTCAGACCAATGACTTCTCGCCCAATCTCATATAAGTCATGCAGTGGGATATATTAAATGCATAAGAAATAAAATCTCAATAGTTAGAAActgtattcgtttttatttttgaaatatattgaattttaaaattgtaaaatatcttGATCAAATCTCAACTACTTTTAAAGATACGAATATCCAAAGTCAAGCGCTTTCGTCTAATCTTTTATCATCAGATTCCTCCATAACAAAGAAATAACTCCCAAggatgcatttttttcttttaaaacaattaaaaaatgccAAGCCAATTTCTGAtttttaaacttgtatatgtatagAACTGATCTACATTGATGAACACGGTACGCTATGATGTTTATAAAAGTGAAATTTATGAGTTTAATggataaatatttgattaaatttgtatttttagatTATAAAACAAACCTTATATGCCATTATCTGTACACAACTGGTTTAACAGCACAATATAAGattattaacatttttaagtTCGGTTATAAACCTCTATCTGATATAGATATAGTGTatgcatattttaaatatattttacttaaatgATAATCAATAAGTAATCAATGATATTGTTACGGAGGAATTCAGTTTAATCAAGATTTTTGAGAGTGAAATAATATGACATCcttgttattatatatatgtattattgaaCATCAAAGATGATGAAGttcataaatgtattttatgtttCATGTTTGATAGTATCTACTCATTTATTCACACATCAATTTCTGTTACGGAGGAATCTAATATTATTTTTAGAACAAATAATTCATGTCAGTCATATATATTTGCAATTATACAGTAGCAAACGTTATAAGTTTTCATACTAATGAACATGgacaaacaaaaaaatttaataattgaaaacaatttgTCAGAAAAAGCAATTTATATTCAATGTTCTGTTACGGAGGAATTTTCAAGAAAAAGTCTTTCAATTTTGATAACTGTGTCCGGTGAAAGAGAGAAAGCATGTCCACTTTTTCCTACAGGTGATGGTTCGTCTACTGTACAGAGAATCTGACTAGAAAAAAACCACATAATGTCTGACTTCGTTGGATGCTTGAAACTATATGCTCCCAGAAGTTTGGTTTTTGTTAAGAAGGATATGTTGTAATCTCCTTCATCAATGTCTATATCAATGACTTGCCCAATATACCAGTCTTTTTGATATACTGTCCAGTCACCATTGTGGTATAGTACATTTGTTGGTTCTGTTTGGACATTTTGTTCAACTGCCACTGGTGCGTACACAGACTTGATTTCATGTTGTTGCCAACCCCCGCAAACACTATTTGGGCACAACTTGCCATCTACAAAGCATTCCTCACAAAAGCAGGACTTTTCCCTTGTAATTATAGTAGATTCATTATGTCCAAAAACTGCATGCAACAACATTGTTCCTTTAATAGGTTTTAGTTCAGTAGTTTTAATGTCTATATCAGCTTGAGCGATTGAATCCTTTCCAACCCACATATAATTGATAGATGATTCAGACTGTGAAGCCCATGCAAAAACGGACTTGGCATCTTGAATCACATGTTTGTCCCTTTTAACTGCATTGTCCTGTGTATGTATCATAAAATTTTCAACAGTTGCTCTTTAAGCTAAATGAACTGTAGTtccttaaataataaaaagaaaactagaAAACTAGTCTCAGTAATTTATTAGTTGCACCACATAAACAAAACGACAGGATTCTGATCAACTGACAAATATCATAATGCCTGCATGCTGCaagtatttaatttatttaatttttcttttcttttctttttttttgggggggggggagttagAGGAGGGGGTGAAGGACTCTGAGCTATTAAAAATATTGACCTTTTAaccacaataaaaataaaatacacaaattaaaGGAGAAGCTGCTAAACCAACGCTTTAGTTGTGAAGTGAAAGTAGAGTCACTAAAGAGGATACCCGATGGTATGCAgggttttcaataaaaaaaataaatgaaaaacgcTGGATTGACAACAATGCTTAAGTGAACTGCAAGTTTATTATGACGACTAGTTTCACCGATTAGATCGATGCCGGGACAAATTTTATATGATTTACGATGACTGAAGTACAAAAAAATGGTATCAAAATTATTACGTCATAATGTATTTACTCCATTGTCTTTGTTGTTCCTGGTTACCAATGTATGAATGAAATGAAAAgattacaaatgtatgtacataAAGGTagtaaattaatgaaataaattgaaataaaaagttaaaagttaaatgttattgtcaattgtttttaaatactgTAAATGTTGTGAATTTCCTTGACTgttaattgtttgtttaattCCTCCTCACCGATTTATCTGTTGAGTACGTCCTTCATACGTTGTGTCGCTGTCCATAATTATTGGTGTTTCTTTTTCCTCGACTAAGTAACCGTAACTGTTGGTGTGAAATCTGGGTGGTCCTGTAGTTTTAATATAAATCACTTCGTCATCCAAATCTTTTGATTCACTTATGTATAGGTCTTCACTGAGGatgtcaaaaaatatatatatacccaACTCCGGCAAAATCACATTGTGAAAATAAACAAGAAGAAAATACAGTTGAAAAAGAAACACCAGTAATTATGGACAACATTTAcagtatttaaaaacaatttttaatgtTCAGTCATCTGCTGATACATGTGATATATTTATtactaaacaataaaaaaactaactgctatattttattatttagataAATATGGCTTAGCTACAGATGGCAGCGTCACATGGAAAACTGAGACAATTCAATCTATTGCTTTAGAAGATGAAATAGGAAACCCAAACTCAGAGTTAGCTATGGAAGAAGACTTAGAAGACAAAGGCAAAGATCTTTTCATAAACAAAGTTATAATGTCAAAAAATCCTATGGATTCACAACAGGCTAAACTTCAATGTAAtgaaaatttgattgaaaagaaAAAACTACTGCAAACTAATGCTGTTAGGAAGTCATCAAGGTTGGAAAATAAAGAGCCCAATAAGTATATCAATATGGATATTGAAATTGAGGTTGATTACGATTCAAATGGAAATACATCTGAAATGGATGAAGATAAAGATTTCgataaaaacaaatctgaaatAGATGAAGATGaagattttgataaaaacaaatctgaaatAGATGAAGATCAAGATTTTAATGCATCATGCTCAAATAAAGGAGAATTAGAAGGTGAAAGAAATTTTGAATGTAGCTTTTGCAAGTTAATTTTTGTAACTGAAGCTGAACATACGTCACACAATATTGACAAGCACAAAACTGTATTTAAAGAGAACAATAAGCCAGAAAGGACTGACTTTTCTTGTGACCTTTGCCATCGGCAGTTTTTATCAGAAAAGCAGTTAAAGAAACACAAACAAATGCATTCAAGTAAGAAAAGTGTGACTTGCCCattatgtaaaaatatattttataatgaacaATCAGTGAAAAAGCACTTAAAGAAGATCCATCAAGAATTAAGACCCTATTGTTTTCCATGTCACTCATTATTTGAATCTGAATCAGTATTCACTGAACATAAATTGCAAAATATTTGCCTAAAGAAAAATATAGCAAATGTCCAGTGTAAAACTTGCGGCAAACATTTCATGAGCATAAAATATCTATATACTCATAAGAAGCTAGTCCACGGTCTAAAAGTCAGTATCTGTCGATTTTGTACCGAGTGTTTTGATAAAAGAGAAGATTTGAGTCACCATTTAGAAACACAACACAAAACTACTACCACATGTGAGGGATGTAGGTCTATATTTAAAACAGAGCTGGAATTCAACAAACATTTAGATGATGTTCACAAAGACAGGGTCTTCAGATGTTCAAAGTGTTCTGATGTGTTCTTTAAAAAAAGAGATTTTGAGACGCATATGGAGGAACACATAAATGGGTCAAAGTTCATTTGTGCCGATTGTGGGAAAGGTTTTATACAGAAGATATCTTTTAATAGACATATGATATCCCATAGTACTATACGGCCTCATCAATGTGAATCTTGTGGAATGTGTTTTAAGCTACCTTCTACATTAAGATTACATTTGCGAACACATGTGCAAGATAAGAAATACAAATGTGTGTCTTGTGACAAAGAATTCAGGTCAACTGAAGggttaaaaaatcataaaatcaagtACCATATGTCAGAGGAGGAGCTAAAATCTTACAAGAATAAGATATATACCTGCGACCACTGTGGTAAAAGGACAGGACAGAAACATGTTCATGTCCGGCATGTGAGATCTCATACGGGCGAGAAACCTTTTGAGTGTTCCGAATGCATGAAAACATTTCCAACAAATTCTGCTCTGAATATTCACCGTAAAAGTCATTtggataaaaacaaattattatgtGTAACTTGCAGTATGAGTTTCTGGAACAAGTCTCATTTCAACAGACACATTGATTCCAAAAAGCATCGTTGTCTTgtagcaaaacaaaaacaaaacctgAATAAAGAAAGTTCTACTCATGAGAATGCAGAGCAAGCAAAAAATACTGTAATTGTTTTAGACAACAACAACCAGAATTTCTCAACAGAGTTTGGGAACAATGCACCATCTTCATTGACATGCATTATAATTCCAGAAAACTTCCAAAATGTTCGTCTGGAAAACTATGAAACTGTGGGAAACAATGTTGacactttttatttaaaatcatcaGAGTAAATTGAGATGTTTTAGAATTCAGATAAAATAGTTCTCAAACAGCCCATTGCTTCAATACTCGTTTAACCAGTTTAATCTGTATCCATCATTTGGTATTCATTGTTTTTGTCTCACCTTGATAGATTCTAAAAGCTAAACATAGATATGCTGATTCCAGCAGAAGCTGCAGCGGCATCAACAGTTCTGATTAGGTCTAgattatggtgaaccacaagtggtaggtcaatcatatttggtatgcagttgtattagctaTGGCATATCTTATTTCCAAGGAGATAATTTGGCCCTGCTCCCTCTGTCATGGTATATTGAATTTGAATCtcttgcttattttacatgtacatgtattagtttgtgattaggtcagtatATGAGGAACCACTAATGAAAGGTCAAAGATATCTGGTATGCAGTTGTACAAGCATTGTAATATCTCATTATTTGACTCCACCCCCTCAGTCGTAGTATATTGACCTTGAAACTTTTGCTTTGTTTACATGTACTAGTTTGTGATTAGAACAGTTCAAGGGGAACcgttagtggtaggccaatgttagggagctaccatttgatttttatgggggggctaggatgaaatttgaaaaaaaataggcaggacaggagttttgagtaaaaaaaaaaggcaggatgagacactttgccaaaaaaaaaggcaggatgacaatttaggtacaaaaagtcaggataaactaataaaaaaaaaggcaggaccgaatagagtgaaaaataaaaaggcaggacagagattacaactaaaaaaaaatgcaggacaaaatttttcatcctagccccccataaaaatcaaatggtagctcccttaattgGTATGTAATTTTATAGTagtggtgccacatgtggagcaggatctgcttacctttccgaagcacctgagatcacccccagtttttgggtgggttcgtgttgtgtattctttagttttatatgttgtgtcatgtatactattgtttgtctgtttgtctttttcacttttagccatggcgttgtcagtttattttcgatttatgagtttgactgtacctctggtatcttccgtccctcttttataaggaTTAGCCtatctcatttccatgaagaATATTTGTTgtcgccccctcagtcatggtatATTCACGTTAATACTTTGGCTTAGTTTAAagtgggaatggaaatggggaatatgtcaaaaagacaacacgaccaaagagcagacaagaGCCGAAAGCCACaattgggtcttcaatgcagcgaaataCTCCAGCACCCGGAGATGGTCCTCAGCTGGACGCTAAATACAATTGTGTactagttaccaaaggtaccaggattataatttagtacgccaggcgcgcatttcgtctacataagactcatcagtgacgctcatatcaaaatagttataaagccaacaagtacaaagttgaagcgcATCGagtattcaaaatttcaaaaagttgtgccaaatacggttaaggtactAGTAAtcaattcctgggataagaaaatccttagtttttcgaaaaattcagttcaGTTAAAATTGACGTCACACTTAAGTCCGAAACAATATCATAAACTAAtatcaatgaaagttaaaaaATTTACTAGGttaacaaatgccagaggctactgacttgggacaggcgcaagaATTTGGCATgttttgtaagatctcaaccTTTCcactatatctctagccaatgtagaataaagaaacacatagcaatacccACTGTTAATCTTAGtcttaaataaaatgtgtatgcTAATCAAGTAGTGGAAGGGTAATACAACTTTTATTAAAGGGTGGACCTTGATGCATAATTCCATTTATATAGATGCCTTGTGTTAAGATGTTTCCATCTGTTGTATCTTAATTGTCATTTACCTtgtttttatggttcagtgactagaCATAGGTATGGTTTAAATATTTGTTGCACCAGACACgcattttgtttacaaaagattgacgaaagataccaaaaggaaagtcaaactcaaatcgaaaataaactgacaacgccatggctaaaaatgaaaatgaaaaagacaacagacaaacaatagtacacatgacacaacaaagaaaactaaagaataagtaacacgaaccccatcaaaaactgagTGTGATCTCAgttgatccggaagggtaagaagatcctgctccacatgtggcacccgtcgtgttgctagtGTTATAATaaagccggtaaatagtcaaCTCATTtggttacattcatgaaagggaagtggattgtagttacaacgtaaggaacatatccgataacatctgtgaaacggttattccataacggtcaaccaactcgtggtggcgtccgtaaaatttacgaagggatgatttcaacttcaccatttgaaactctttgttgaatagcttccttgtgagcgcagcaaccctttatcaagaaaatcatgataggaaaaacaagcacgggaatattgtatcaattgggagatttataccccgtatgcaggtgctgctgaaattttgctacttagaaatggaaactTCACAAATGAAATgcttaaatcatctcttttgtcgtaaagttttgttttcaaccgaccctttcTGCCAATTTcttgatgtaagtcaagatatgaggccgacttaactgtatctgttgtatcctttatctctagtacgatgggatagatgcgttcaacatagtcaccaaattttgaattatttagtgagagaacatcatctgtaTGGCGGAAAGTAAAGTTGAAGGACATTAAAAGACCCATACGAgggctcgaatcaaaaaagtttaaaaggacaAAGTTTCTATGAAGAAAAAGAGCATTGAAGCCCCAAAATTATGAAAGGTTTTTTCCAAATAAGCTTATGTATCTATTTCTGGGGTAGAAAATCATGAATTTCCGACGTTGAGGCATTTTAGAattcaaaatctttaaaattactTAAGGGATTTGAAAAGTAAGAACTCAAACACTTTAGTATGTGAAAATAACAGTTTCTCAATAGTGTCTCTACGAACATTAACTTTTTATCGATTAAAACTCAAAAAACTATCCAATGGCATTCAAAACATATTATCAATACGGAAGGGCTGATTCTCTCATTGTGCTtgtcagtttttaaaattttctagaACACGCGGGTCCCTGACTGAATAAAAGCAC
Protein-coding sequences here:
- the LOC143051825 gene encoding uncharacterized protein LOC143051825; translation: METFTVRLNIELKSWAVTGSVLGRQFIEEDKDVTQKFIQFCSDKYGLATDGSVTWKTETIQSIALEDEIGNPNSELAMEEDLEDKGKDLFINKVIMSKNPMDSQQAKLQCNENLIEKKKLLQTNAVRKSSRLENKEPNKYINMDIEIEVDYDSNGNTSEMDEDKDFDKNKSEIDEDEDFDKNKSEIDEDQDFNASCSNKGELEGERNFECSFCKLIFVTEAEHTSHNIDKHKTVFKENNKPERTDFSCDLCHRQFLSEKQLKKHKQMHSSKKSVTCPLCKNIFYNEQSVKKHLKKIHQELRPYCFPCHSLFESESVFTEHKLQNICLKKNIANVQCKTCGKHFMSIKYLYTHKKLVHGLKVSICRFCTECFDKREDLSHHLETQHKTTTTCEGCRSIFKTELEFNKHLDDVHKDRVFRCSKCSDVFFKKRDFETHMEEHINGSKFICADCGKGFIQKISFNRHMISHSTIRPHQCESCGMCFKLPSTLRLHLRTHVQDKKYKCVSCDKEFRSTEGLKNHKIKYHMSEEELKSYKNKIYTCDHCGKRTGQKHVHVRHVRSHTGEKPFECSECMKTFPTNSALNIHRKSHLDKNKLLCVTCSMSFWNKSHFNRHIDSKKHRCLVAKQKQNLNKESSTHENAEQAKNTVIVLDNNNQNFSTEFGNNAPSSLTCIIIPENFQNVRLENYETVGNNVDTFYLKSSE